The following proteins are encoded in a genomic region of Papaver somniferum cultivar HN1 unplaced genomic scaffold, ASM357369v1 unplaced-scaffold_10, whole genome shotgun sequence:
- the LOC113326024 gene encoding probable prefoldin subunit 3 has protein sequence MASSSSSSSEVSERRGIPGASFVSDVQTYLTQLGLDVTSSLAFLQEWLQQYKVVEMKLLAQQRELQAKIPDIEKCLDMVDTLQAKKGTGEELLADFEVSEGIYSRARIEESNSVCLWLGANVMLEYTSEEASALLQKNLDNAKASLEVLIADLQFLRDQVTITQVTVARVYNWDVYQRRSKQVTATTVKDS, from the exons ATGGCTTCGTCTTCATCGTCATCATCAGAGGTATCTGAAAGAAGAGGTATACCCGGAGCATCATTTGTATCTGATGTTCAAACTTATCTAACACAATTAGGTCTAGATGTCACTTCTTCCTTGGCATTTCTTCAAGAATG GCTTCAGCAGTACAAGGTGGTTGAGATGAAACTTCTTGCTCAGCAGCGGGAACTTCAG GCGAAAATTCCCGACATTGAGAAGTGTTTGGATATGGTTGATACTTTACAAGCTAAGAAGGGTACTGGTGAG GAACTATTAGCCGATTTTGAAGTTTCAGAAGGCATATATTCACGGGCCCGCATTGAGGAGTCAAACTCTGTATGTCTGTGGCTGGGAGCAAATGTCATGCTGGAATACACAAGTGAAGAG GCCAGTGCTCTTCTACAAAAGAATCTTGATAATGCTAAAGCAAGCTTAGAGGTCCTTATTGCTGATCTACAATTCTTAAGGGACCAAGTGACGATAACACAG GTCACTGTCGCTCGGGTGTACAACTGGGATGTTTACCAGCGCAGAAGTAAGCAAGTTACTGCAACTACTGTGAAAGACTCTTGA